From Candidatus Woesearchaeota archaeon:
AGGTCTCTCCACGAATGTTGGAGACGAAGGAGGATTCGCACCTCCCCTCAAAAAAACCCAAGACGCACTTGAATTAGTAAACAAAGCAATTGACAAAGCAGGTTTTACCGGTAGTTGTAACATCGCACTTGACTGCGCCGCATCAGAGTTCAAACATGGAAAAGGATACACTCTTGATGGTAAAAACATTACTGCTGAAAAACTCGCAGAAAAATATCATTCTTGGATTGAACACTACCCCATTGAAAGTATTGAAGACCCCTTTGATCAAGATGATTTTAGTTCTTGGAGAGATTTCCTAAATCAAACTAAGATACGTGTTGTAGGAGACGATCTACTCGTAACAAATCCCACACGCATCAGGATAGCACAAGAAAAAAGACTCTGCAACGCTCTTCTGCTCAAAGTGAATCAGATAGGAACAGTAAGCGAAGCCTTGCAAGCACACAAACTTGCAAAGAAAAGTAACTGGTCAACGATTGTTTCCCACAGATCTGGTGAGACCACCTCTACCTTTATTGCAGACTTAGCAGTTGGCATACAAGCAGATATTAAAGCAGGAGCTCCTGCCAGAGGAGAAAGAGTGGCAAAATATAACCGCTTGATAGAGATCGAAGAATTCACGTAACTTTTTAAACAAGCATTTCTTGTTTCTTCTCATGGCTCGAAGTAATAATAGTGTTCTTGGAACAAAAACTTCTGTGAAATTAACAACAAGTCTTACAGCAAGGAGCAACCTTAATCCATGAAACAACTCTTACTTGACACCATCAAAGA
This genomic window contains:
- a CDS encoding phosphopyruvate hydratase; its protein translation is MKFTAYEVLDSRGNPTLAIRAQQGKTTITEYVPSGASKGKHEALELRDNNYRYHGKGVRKAVNNVNNIIAPKVKNLKDAKSIDKQLFKLDPSIDKSKLGANAILAVSLAAWRMQATKHDKELWQLFTAKKTQQPTMPTPYLNILNGGLHADNHLSIQEFMIVPHHKTFSERMRIASEVYHTLKALLKKKGLSTNVGDEGGFAPPLKKTQDALELVNKAIDKAGFTGSCNIALDCAASEFKHGKGYTLDGKNITAEKLAEKYHSWIEHYPIESIEDPFDQDDFSSWRDFLNQTKIRVVGDDLLVTNPTRIRIAQEKRLCNALLLKVNQIGTVSEALQAHKLAKKSNWSTIVSHRSGETTSTFIADLAVGIQADIKAGAPARGERVAKYNRLIEIEEFT